Genomic DNA from Sardina pilchardus chromosome 4, fSarPil1.1, whole genome shotgun sequence:
ACTTTTTTGTAAATCGCTCTGGATTAAAGCGTCTACTGAATGAATTCATCTGACTGCAATGTAGTATTGAACCTGGTGACAGGAGCTTTTCTTTAAGACAAAAGCAGTTTTctcttccctccccccccccccaaaaaaaaaagtttccaaaTGCAAATAGTCTAAATGTAGCAATGTTTGAGTCATAATTTTTCTTAACACACAATTGAGAAATGACAAAAGGTTACTTAAAATAAGAATCCATGGATATGGTGCTATCGTCATGCATCCAATCATGACAATGTTTGGCCGTGCATATATTGAACTGGATTGCCGTTTTGAAGCCCAGGCAGCATATTTGTTTTGTCTGGCCATGGGTGCTTTAATGGACATAGTCCCTCATGGTGCAGGGCAAATCGGTACTTTATGGGCAAGCTGGTGACAGACTATTGTTACCATCTGCTCTGTAAAATGTATTTTCTCCTAATCTTTTCCGACCATTTTATCTTTAATTCTTTTGTAGCACCAAGTCCAAATAAAATGGCAGGGAATTGTTTTCCCACACTTCAAAAAGATAGAGCAAAACACTCACACTTGATCTGTGACCAAGCACGCCACTGCTCAGTGCACTTCAAAGCTCGGTCATCTTCCCATTGTGATCTTTGTTGTGATTCGTGATGTATGATCTTCTCGGCTGCCTCCCTCTTGGAGTCTCTCCTGCTGACTCTTTTGAGTTTGACTCCACAATACCATCTCCACAACCAAAAGGCTATTTGCTCAGACTACCTAAGCTCAACATTATTTGCtttccagcaaaaacaaccCAAGAATATTTAAGTCTTTTTTTCCAAATGCCCCTTTTAGCATGCTTCTTCATGCATCTTTTCGGGGTGCACTAGCATCAAGtaccttgacttgacttgttcaAAAACCAGTTTGGCACAGAAAGAGTTTTAAACTCTGGCACTCgatgtgtgtgtcattcaaACGGTGAACGTTTCACTTTGACCTTCCTTCCAGACGTTTTGACTGTATCTTCATTTTTTCACAGCAGGAAATGCTTTTCCCTCTGGTAGACAGAGCGGTTATTCAGTGCCACCAGTAAGGAGCTGTAAGTTCTGTTCTGTCGGCTTTCTGCTGAGGGTGCTCTGCATTTCTAAATGCATGACGGTTTAATTACATACCATCAGAGCCAATATGCAGGGGAGCTCCAATTTATCACAAAACAAGcaacatcacacaattaacttccccccccccctcttagaAATGGTCACATGTTAAGCCAACATGGTTTCCAACTCAATTGCTTACTCAGTGGGTCCTACTCTATGCTCACAAGGCAGCAGCTGGGTGCTTGCATTCTCAACTGTCCTATTCCGCTAACATCCATAATTAAAGTTAAAATTTCACCAGTTCATCAATTTCTCCAGTGTTTTTAGATGAAGATGATAAGAAAATGAGGGGCATGCAATGTTATTATGTGTGTTGTCTATTGTGGGTGTAGTTTTCATCATAAAAACAGAACCAGAATCCAAAATGTCCTCCAAAGACTCTCCCAAACAGCACCCGCAAACTAGGCAGctggaagagcagagagagagaaataactgTACTGCAGGATGGAATTACTATAGGACTGGTAACTATTAGCCAATAAGCTAATAATCCAAATGCAATTATCTTGGTTTGGATTGCTTGAGAGGCGAGTGGGAAgagttttcttttatttttttaaacatatatttatttattattttacaagTTCCCCTGTACTTCTGCTCAGGTTACCCAAGATACCAAACCCAGGAGATTTCCTATTACCACAGCTACAGTGGTGGCTGGTCCGAGAGATGTGGTATACCTGAATTGTGTGCATGGGATTGACTCCTCTTGCTTCTACTCACCATTGATACAGCCCAGCACTGAGACCCTACAGCAGACCCTAGTCCAGCCAAAGCCCCCCTTGTTAGTGGTGGTAAAATTTAGGAGTTAGCCCAGTTATAGCAGATGCTAATATGCTTTCTAATCTGACTCTGCTCTGACAAGCTAATCCTAGCTTGTTTTGGGATGCATGTTTGGACACTGGCCACTTTCCAAGAAAGGGTGTTTGAGTAGATCACTGGTATGGCTATTGATGCAAAAGAGGACGGCAGCCACTAACCCTGCCAGGATGCATATTATCCATGTTCTTTCATCTCTGTCAGGTTTACCTCTGCCCTTTTTTTTCCCAGTGTCGGCAACTTGGCAGCCAGAGTGCCTTGGCTGTACCTTTTGTACTCGTTGGACCTGTTTTGAATTAAATTAGTTGATCAGAGAAGGTCTAGAAATCAATCTGGATGCTTGCCCAGAGTTTGCTCCAGGcgggcaaaaaaacaaacaaacaaaaaaaacaggcccCTGTCAACAAGCACACATACCAGGCTGAACCAATCAAACCAGGAGGAAATCATTGCTCGTTGTCTAGAACTCATCAATTCCTGATTGTTAGCTGTGTGTCATTGTGGAGTGTCCAATATCACTGTGAATGAAGCGATGGAATTTTGACCAGCAACGAGCCAGATACTGTACCCACATGCCAAATGGTGTTGGGCACCCAGTTTTGGAACAGAGGAGTGAAGGCTGCTGCCCAGTACTAACGTTGGGACTGGTTTGAATGGAACAGTGTCGTGCTTTGACCTGAGGGAACTGAACGAGCGCCCAGTGTTTTGATGttcttgtctctcctctctcaagtCCAGAAGCATGTCAGACATAGAGATTTGTGAGCTGCTTTGTCTGTCTAGTTTTTGttgatgttaaaaaaaaagcttgtttGAATTGATACATCTTAGCTGTTTAGCTTTCAATTCTGTGGCCCAGACAGGCCCAGTTTATGAGGTACTTGCACAGTGATTATCGGTTGCACAGAATGAGTGTTTCTACACTTAAGAGAGGAGGCTGTGGTGTGAGATGAAGTGAAGCTTGGTCTACTCTGGACAGGGTAATATCTACCACTCAGAGCTAAGGAATGGATTTGGCTATTGAGACCTCTTGCGTACCTTTTCCCATGCTATTGCTTCCTGTTGTTGAAGTAATTGGCCCTTGGCTGTGTTTGTCAGAGTGCTGGTCTGGTGCtggtctctgcatgtgtgttgaaTGCATTTGCGGGTGCTTGCATTGTGAAGCATCCCTTACAGACCAGATAGTACTAGGTTGGACTCGtcacctgggtgtgtgtgtgtgtgtgtcccctccaGTCTCCCAGGCCTATACTGACAGCAGTGTGATGATGGACGGAAATGACGACACTTCAAGTGTCTTCAGCTGGGCTGACCGCTGTGGTAAATGTCCTGGGGTTGCACAGTTGCACGACTTGATTTACTCTCAGTCTTTGCCCTCACTGTCCTCcagcgctctctctgtgtgacatTTGTTTTGAGCCGAATGAGCACACATACGTACGTACGCCCTATCCTGGTTTACGAGGGGGAAAACGCAGTACTTTTCCCCCTGAGAGAGTAGTGGCTTGGTGTGCATGTCATTGTGGCAGTCACGAGTGTAGATGGCCCCTGTGCTGTAATGGCCTTCTGCGGCTGACCAGTGTTCTGGTGCAACATGTTCCAGTGGGTGAACGTCACTGCAAAGCTCTTTGTCTCGGCACATTTGgccataattgtgtgtgtgtttgtgtgtgtgtgtagaccaagCTATATTCGGAGTGCCAACTCTGGTTCTCAAAAGTAAAGTGgtatttctttttgttttgttagttttttcccccccagttgctatctctcctctcactgcaCGGGGGcagatttctctctcactcggcCTGCTTAAGCCTAACACAGCTATGGCCCCTAAACCCCCCCCTGCTCTCTACATATGCCCATATTCTTGTTTCAGATGAATAAAACAGAAATGTCATGATCACAAAAACAACCACCCAAAATCTTGTCAGAGCCCAAATCAAGTTTTAACGTAAATATCTGGGCTTGGAAGCTTCCCCCTGTGATTTGTGATGGTGGTCAGTGGGGGGGAGTTagttccctcctcctcctcctctcctcatctgacCTCGCCGCCTCCTCTCCGCAGATTCCCCAGGATGGGACGGTGGGCGCAGCAACGGCTTTGTGAATGGCTACCATGACAACCGGATGAATGGCGGCGGCAACAACTTTGGGCGTGGCCCACCTCGTAACGACGGAAGGGGAGGCGGACGTGGCGGTTTCCGTGGAAACCGTGGCGGCACCTTCACGCAGCCCATGCACAATGCAGGTGTGGACAACTTTTGtctttctgtattttttttcttcttttttttaacaaaccAATGCACTCCATATGCAAGAGTATGTCTAAAGCATTATGTATTTAAAAAAGGGATAGAGTGATTCTAGCCAACACCTCTTCTGCTAATCATGTGGAGAAAAAAGTGTATCCAAACTTTTGTTCGTACTGCCATTTCTTTTGAAGTACCTTATGGATATGAAAACAAAGATGGCGGCTGGAACGCTGGGGTCAACAGGGATGCCTACAGTAGCTTTGGGGCACGGGCCGACCGTGGCAAATCCGCTTTCTTTAACGACAGAGGCACCGGGTCCAGAGGAAGGTATGAGAACAAATCGCTTCAAACAAGGTTTCTTTATCTTCAAAATCTGAATGTATAGCATTTTACGTATTTGCAGCATACACAGTTGTGCAGGCCTACAAAGCAAGCAGAGCACTGCATGTTTCTGAGTGTCTGCGATGTGCCGCTTGGGTTGATGGGTGCGATGCGCTTGGTGTCCCTTGTAGGTACGAGCGCGGGGGCTTCACTGCCGGAGGGAACAGCCGCTGGGTGGAGGAATCCAGAGATGAAGAGGACTGGTCCAAACCCACCCCTCCCAACGAGCGCCTGGAACAGTGAGTCACTCACCCACCATCATCTTACCCTTCAAGCAACTTTAGATCATGGGAATGACCCCGAGGGTCTAAGCCTGGAGATATATAGATGTAGCTATTGCAGTTTTGGTTTCTCATGGTGCTATTATCGTTTTTTTTTACTCAcacgttctttctctctccctcattctgtctctcgTCTCATTCTGCTCTCAGTGAGCTGTTCGCTGCCAGCAACACGGGGATTAACTTTGAGAAGTATGACGACATTCCTGTGGAAGCCACTGGCTCCAGTTCCCCTCCTCACATCGAGAGCGTAAGTCCTAGTCCCGCCTCACCTCCATTCCTGCTGCTCTGGGCCCCCGTGACGTTGCACAGACGAGTTAGTCATAGCGGAAATGTTTCTAAATGCCTACACTAAATGGTGTGAAGGAGTACACAGTTGGATTGCAGTCATTATCTTCGCTTGCCTTGTCTGCCTGTTAAAGTAAAACCTCTTCCCTCTGTAGATGTGAAGTTCAGTTGGTACTCCATATTAGTGTTTGTTATAATTTCCAATGAATGTCTCCAAGTATGGGTGGTAACATGGAATCTCATTACTGACTGGCATTTTACAGCATAAACGTTTGTCAAATGTTAACTTCTGAACGCGTGTCCATCTTCCTCAGTTCCATGATGTGGACATGGGGGAGATCATCATGGGCAACATCGCTCTGAGCCGCTACACGCGGCCCACCCCAGTACAGAAGTATGCTATCCCCATCATCAAGGCCAAGAGAGACCTGATGGCCTGCGCTCAGACAGGTAGGCAGGTCTGCTAGGGATGCCACCACAAGCCACgcgtcgacacacacacacaaaatgcaatgcATCATGGGACATTGGATGTTTTAAGCTTTTAGAGTGCTCTTGCAGCCTCCAACACATCGTTCATAATGACCATATTTGCATGATCACCTACAGTGTCAGCTAGtaaaactactactactactactactactactagtagtAGTAAAACTGCAGTACTTGCCACAACTCAGTGTCGCCCCTTCATTCTTCCTTCTCTAACGTGGGTCTGCTCTGTGTTCCCAGGCTCTGGGAAGACTGCAGCCTTCCTGCTGCCCATCCTCAGCCAGATCTACATGGAGGGCCCTGGAGAGGCCCTGCAGGCTGCCAAGAACAGTGGACAGGTACGGGCAGCTCTGGCACGGCACACTGGCATCTTGAACTGAaggctttttgttttttaatccaGAGGCTGGCAGTTGACTAATGCCACTCTCAGATATTCAAACATTGAATAAATCAGAACCATGCTGCCGTCCTCGAACATTGGCAGCCTTGTGTGTTGAGAGCAAGCAAAATGTCTGTTGCATATTAGAATGTCAAAAACAGCATTCTAGATTAATATGATATCATTTGAGTTAATATAATTTAATTGTTTAATATTGAACAGAAAGCTTATAGTCATACAGTGACATAATTCATTGTTGATGAATGCATGATTATTGAatgttgatgttttgtttttttcgtcTGCAGGAGAACGGGAAATATGGCCGCCGCAAGCAATTCCCTATTTCTCTGGTGCTGGCTCCAACCCGTGAGCTGGCCCTTCAGATCTACGACGAGTCCCGCAAGGTAACGTTGAGCTCTTAGCGCCGGCGCTCGCTCCTGCCTCCCTGCGCCACAGTCTGCCCTGATCTGACGCATGCGcaactccaccccctcccctgccctatcctgcaccccaccccaccccaccccaccccaccccaccactctCCCCTCTCGCTGAGCTGTCCTTTTGTTCTGGGCCTAAAGTACCCGCGTCTGAATGGGCTCTTTTGTGTCTCTGGCAGTTTGCCTACCGCTCCCGCGTGCGCCCGTGCGTGGTGTACGGCGGGGCCGACATCGGCCAGCAGATCCGTGACCTGGAGCGAGgctgccacctgctggtggCCACGCCCGGGCGCCTGGTGGACATGATGGAGAGGGGCAAGATCGGTCTCGACTACTGCAAGTaagtgtacacacgcacacacgcacacacacgcgcacacacacacacacacacacactcagactaaAGGTCACGCATTAAAAATAAAGCCCATCTATTGGACACTCTTATCCTACATCCGCTGCCAGTTGTATGCTTACTGAAGTCAGATTGAGGACTGGCTGTTTGAACTTTGCGTCGGGAGCTGGGGGGAAATCTGGGCCACTTTTTGAGCATTCACAGCCAACCTTCCAATGTAGATGGGGCTACAGTGGCAGTTTGCCTGTTACTGAGTACTCGCTGTTGGATTTCCAAccccctctcacactcactcacacacacataccattccAGATCAAGTTTGTTTGAAAATCCGTGTCTTAGCATTTGCCCTAGATTCGCCCACCGGCATTTGGATTAAAATGAGCAGAATAATAAAAGATTTGTTCTGATGTTGCACAAATGGCCTAATTGGTGTAGATTTTAGTTTTCATTCTTTTGACAAAATGCCAGTTATTACAGCAAGGCCACGATTCaggtagcctggtcctaaccatcccataatactaccatttcatttcgtattatggtctggcatttctttgctctgaagcgcttgcaggaagcgggaagtaacgcccagttctggtttgaattgattggacagctctcacccaatcggcgatagttactcataacaacatagcgcaggcgtttaacgtcatcgtcacgagcgccctccccctttcgcccccaccaacccgtctcttcgtttattggctgctttctggagggggggcgttctgagcagaatgctccacagaggagcacggccagactcgtagtggaggcaatccttggccggaagtacgtggatggctcgcgaggctacgATTCAGGCTCTGTCTCCCCTTGTTTGTGTACAATGCCAAGTTGCTTAACTTCTCCCTCCCACTTCTCTGCTGTGCAGTTACCTGGTGCTGGACGAGGCTGACCGCATGCTGGACATGGGCTTTGAGCCCCAGATCCGCCGCATCGTGGAGCAGGACACCATGCCCCCCAAAGGGGTCCGCCACACCATGATGTTCAGCGCCACCTTCCCCAAGGAGATCCAGGTACGCGGCTGACCCCTGCTGTCCGCCCTGGCACAGCGAAGGTGCCGTGCTGATGACCCAGATGTTACGCACCAGCGTGGTGCCTGGAGTCAAAGGCTAAGagaatggtgatgatgatggagcTGAGCTATGAACATGGAGTCTGTTTACCGTAAAACCTTGATTAGAAGCCCACACTAGCAGCTAGCACTAGCACAGCAGGCCCCCTCTTGCTGGTGGCCATAAAAAAGATCGGCTGATGAAAATCAAATAGTTTTTCATAAAAGATGAATCCAAGTTGTGAATATTGTTATATGAAGTCAATTGCTTACGGTCTTAAAACTTTGTTCCTCAAATGAAGACACTCTCTCAGACCTAGTTCAAATGGATGATTCGTAGTTTGTTATTGGACACCATTTTTATTGGATACTTTTTTATACAACTaggcagatgttttttttttttttaaaagattattttttgggctttttatgccttttatttggacaggacagtagagagaacgacaggaagtgagtgggagagagagtcggggtgggatctggaaaggaccacggggcgggaatcgaacccgggtcgccagcgtacggtgcaggtgccccagccagttgcgccactgccggggccggcagatgttttttttgaTAGTATTTCCCTTCTTTGTTCAGCAAAAGTTTTGTATGAAAGGGTTTAAAGACCTGGCCCATATAGACGCCTGTCTGAGGCACATAAAGTCTTGGGCTTTTAACCAATGTTTTACAGTATTCTTGCAGTGCTTAAAGTGTTTAGGCACTGTGCCTGAATTTGCAGCGTGAGCCGTCACATTTAAGATTTGAAAATAGGCAATACGACTAAAGTATATATGACGTCCTCATGAATGTTTGATAACTTCAGGCACAGACATTGCCCTTGCTTTAAGCCCTGCTCCTGGCTTTATTGGCAAAAGGGAGGTTTTGGTCCTTTCGTCAGGCACCTTTGTACTTAATCTTGAGCATTTATGCTTTGGTCTCTGCAGAGTGCCTTGAGGCAGTTTTGGTGATGCCTAAATAATActtaatatatgtatgtgtaggaCGGCAACGAACGATTAGTCGATTAATCTGTCGATTtaatcaatgtatgtgtgtatgtactgtatgtagctacCTGTTctcagcacccagagcaacacAGCCCTACAGCCCTCTTTACACATGTGCGTGCATTTGCTTTTCAGATCCTTGCCCGGGACTT
This window encodes:
- the ddx3xa gene encoding DEAD-box helicase 3 X-linked a isoform X14; its protein translation is MSHVVVDNSHGLEQQLAVLDLNSADVQGGGTGRRYIPPHLRNKEASKNDSPGWDGGRSNGFVNGYHDNRMNGGGNNFGRGPPRNDGRGGGRGGFRGNRGGTFTQPMHNAVPYGYENKDGGWNAGVNRDAYSSFGARADRGKSAFFNDRGTGSRGRYERGGFTAGGNSRWVEESRDEEDWSKPTPPNERLEHELFAASNTGINFEKYDDIPVEATGSSSPPHIESFHDVDMGEIIMGNIALSRYTRPTPVQKYAIPIIKAKRDLMACAQTGSGKTAAFLLPILSQIYMEGPGEALQAAKNSGQENGKYGRRKQFPISLVLAPTRELALQIYDESRKFAYRSRVRPCVVYGGADIGQQIRDLERGCHLLVATPGRLVDMMERGKIGLDYCNYLVLDEADRMLDMGFEPQIRRIVEQDTMPPKGVRHTMMFSATFPKEIQILARDFLEEYIFLAVGRVGSTSENITQKVVWVEESDKRSFLLDLLNATVIPSEVQENAGEAPERPGKDSLTLVFVETKKGADALEDFLYREGYACTSIHGDRSQRDREEALHQFRSGRCPIMVATAVAARGLDISNVKHVINFDLPSDIEEYVHRIGRTGRVGNLGLATSFYNDKNSNITKDLLDILVESKQEVPSWLESLAYEHQHKSSNRGRSKRFSGGFGARDYRQMSGGGNTFGNRGARSAGGHGGNRGFGGNKGGFGSFGNDGYGGSYGGSYGGNYNQVDWWGN
- the ddx3xa gene encoding DEAD-box helicase 3 X-linked a isoform X13, translated to MSHVVVDNSHGLEQQLAVLDLNSADVQGGGTGSKWRYIPPHLRNKEASKNDSPGWDGGRSNGFVNGYHDNRMNGGGNNFGRGPPRNDGRGGGRGGFRGNRGGTFTQPMHNAVPYGYENKDGGWNAGVNRDAYSSFGARADRGKSAFFNDRGTGSRGRYERGGFTAGGNSRWVEESRDEEDWSKPTPPNERLEHELFAASNTGINFEKYDDIPVEATGSSSPPHIESFHDVDMGEIIMGNIALSRYTRPTPVQKYAIPIIKAKRDLMACAQTGSGKTAAFLLPILSQIYMEGPGEALQAAKNSGQENGKYGRRKQFPISLVLAPTRELALQIYDESRKFAYRSRVRPCVVYGGADIGQQIRDLERGCHLLVATPGRLVDMMERGKIGLDYCNYLVLDEADRMLDMGFEPQIRRIVEQDTMPPKGVRHTMMFSATFPKEIQILARDFLEEYIFLAVGRVGSTSENITQKVVWVEESDKRSFLLDLLNATVIPSEVQENAGEAPERPGKDSLTLVFVETKKGADALEDFLYREGYACTSIHGDRSQRDREEALHQFRSGRCPIMVATAVAARGLDISNVKHVINFDLPSDIEEYVHRIGRTGRVGNLGLATSFYNDKNSNITKDLLDILVESKQEVPSWLESLAYEHQHKSSNRGRSKRFSGGFGARDYRQMSGGGNTFGNRGARSAGGHGGNRGFGGNKGGFGSFGNDGYGGSYGGSYGGNYNQVDWWGN
- the ddx3xa gene encoding DEAD-box helicase 3 X-linked a isoform X6: MSHVVVDNSHGLEQQLAVLDLNSADVQGGGTGNLFCPGRYIPPHLRNKEASKNGYPRYQTQEISYYHSYSGGWSERCDSPGWDGGRSNGFVNGYHDNRMNGGGNNFGRGPPRNDGRGGGRGGFRGNRGGTFTQPMHNAVPYGYENKDGGWNAGVNRDAYSSFGARADRGKSAFFNDRGTGSRGRYERGGFTAGGNSRWVEESRDEEDWSKPTPPNERLEHELFAASNTGINFEKYDDIPVEATGSSSPPHIESFHDVDMGEIIMGNIALSRYTRPTPVQKYAIPIIKAKRDLMACAQTGSGKTAAFLLPILSQIYMEGPGEALQAAKNSGQENGKYGRRKQFPISLVLAPTRELALQIYDESRKFAYRSRVRPCVVYGGADIGQQIRDLERGCHLLVATPGRLVDMMERGKIGLDYCNYLVLDEADRMLDMGFEPQIRRIVEQDTMPPKGVRHTMMFSATFPKEIQILARDFLEEYIFLAVGRVGSTSENITQKVVWVEESDKRSFLLDLLNATVIPSEVQENAGEAPERPGKDSLTLVFVETKKGADALEDFLYREGYACTSIHGDRSQRDREEALHQFRSGRCPIMVATAVAARGLDISNVKHVINFDLPSDIEEYVHRIGRTGRVGNLGLATSFYNDKNSNITKDLLDILVESKQEVPSWLESLAYEHQHKSSNRGRSKRFSGGFGARDYRQMSGGGNTFGNRGARSAGGHGGNRGFGGNKGGFGSFGNDGYGGSYGGSYGGNYNQVDWWGN
- the ddx3xa gene encoding DEAD-box helicase 3 X-linked a isoform X9, with amino-acid sequence MSHVVVDNSHGLEQQLAVLDLNSADVQGGGTGRRYIPPHLRNKEASKNGYPRYQTQEISYYHSYSGGWSERCDSPGWDGGRSNGFVNGYHDNRMNGGGNNFGRGPPRNDGRGGGRGGFRGNRGGTFTQPMHNAVPYGYENKDGGWNAGVNRDAYSSFGARADRGKSAFFNDRGTGSRGRYERGGFTAGGNSRWVEESRDEEDWSKPTPPNERLEHELFAASNTGINFEKYDDIPVEATGSSSPPHIESFHDVDMGEIIMGNIALSRYTRPTPVQKYAIPIIKAKRDLMACAQTGSGKTAAFLLPILSQIYMEGPGEALQAAKNSGQENGKYGRRKQFPISLVLAPTRELALQIYDESRKFAYRSRVRPCVVYGGADIGQQIRDLERGCHLLVATPGRLVDMMERGKIGLDYCNYLVLDEADRMLDMGFEPQIRRIVEQDTMPPKGVRHTMMFSATFPKEIQILARDFLEEYIFLAVGRVGSTSENITQKVVWVEESDKRSFLLDLLNATVIPSEVQENAGEAPERPGKDSLTLVFVETKKGADALEDFLYREGYACTSIHGDRSQRDREEALHQFRSGRCPIMVATAVAARGLDISNVKHVINFDLPSDIEEYVHRIGRTGRVGNLGLATSFYNDKNSNITKDLLDILVESKQEVPSWLESLAYEHQHKSSNRGRSKRFSGGFGARDYRQMSGGGNTFGNRGARSAGGHGGNRGFGGNKGGFGSFGNDGYGGSYGGSYGGNYNQVDWWGN
- the ddx3xa gene encoding DEAD-box helicase 3 X-linked a isoform X5, producing MSHVVVDNSHGLEQQLAVLDLNSADVQGGGTGRRYIPPHLRNKEASKNGYPRYQTQEISYYHSYSGGWSERCVSQAYTDSSVMMDGNDDTSSVFSWADRCDSPGWDGGRSNGFVNGYHDNRMNGGGNNFGRGPPRNDGRGGGRGGFRGNRGGTFTQPMHNAVPYGYENKDGGWNAGVNRDAYSSFGARADRGKSAFFNDRGTGSRGRYERGGFTAGGNSRWVEESRDEEDWSKPTPPNERLEHELFAASNTGINFEKYDDIPVEATGSSSPPHIESFHDVDMGEIIMGNIALSRYTRPTPVQKYAIPIIKAKRDLMACAQTGSGKTAAFLLPILSQIYMEGPGEALQAAKNSGQENGKYGRRKQFPISLVLAPTRELALQIYDESRKFAYRSRVRPCVVYGGADIGQQIRDLERGCHLLVATPGRLVDMMERGKIGLDYCNYLVLDEADRMLDMGFEPQIRRIVEQDTMPPKGVRHTMMFSATFPKEIQILARDFLEEYIFLAVGRVGSTSENITQKVVWVEESDKRSFLLDLLNATVIPSEVQENAGEAPERPGKDSLTLVFVETKKGADALEDFLYREGYACTSIHGDRSQRDREEALHQFRSGRCPIMVATAVAARGLDISNVKHVINFDLPSDIEEYVHRIGRTGRVGNLGLATSFYNDKNSNITKDLLDILVESKQEVPSWLESLAYEHQHKSSNRGRSKRFSGGFGARDYRQMSGGGNTFGNRGARSAGGHGGNRGFGGNKGGFGSFGNDGYGGSYGGSYGGNYNQVDWWGN
- the ddx3xa gene encoding DEAD-box helicase 3 X-linked a isoform X15; amino-acid sequence: MSHVVVDNSHGLEQQLAVLDLNSADVQGGGTGRRYIPPHLRNKEASKNDSPGWDGGRSNGFVNGYHDNRMNGGGNNFGRGPPRNDGRGGGRGGFRGNRGGTFTQPMHNAVPYGYENKDGGWNAGVNRDAYSSFGARADRGKSAFFNDRGTGSRGRYERGGFTAGGNSRWVEESRDEEDWSKPTPPNERLEHELFAASNTGINFEKYDDIPVEATGSSSPPHIESFHDVDMGEIIMGNIALSRYTRPTPVQKYAIPIIKAKRDLMACAQTGSGKTAAFLLPILSQIYMEGPGEALQAAKNSGQENGKYGRRKQFPISLVLAPTRELALQIYDESRKFAYRSRVRPCVVYGGADIGQQIRDLERGCHLLVATPGRLVDMMERGKIGLDYCNYLVLDEADRMLDMGFEPQIRRIVEQDTMPPKGVRHTMMFSATFPKEIQILARDFLEEYIFLAVGRVGSTSENITQKVVWVEESDKRSFLLDLLNATGKDSLTLVFVETKKGADALEDFLYREGYACTSIHGDRSQRDREEALHQFRSGRCPIMVATAVAARGLDISNVKHVINFDLPSDIEEYVHRIGRTGRVGNLGLATSFYNDKNSNITKDLLDILVESKQEVPSWLESLAYEHQHKSSNRGRSKRFSGGFGARDYRQMSGGGNTFGNRGARSAGGHGGNRGFGGNKGGFGSFGNDGYGGSYGGSYGGNYNQVDWWGN
- the ddx3xa gene encoding DEAD-box helicase 3 X-linked a isoform X7; translation: MSHVVVDNSHGLEQQLAVLDLNSADVQGGGTGSKWRYIPPHLRNKEASKNGYPRYQTQEISYYHSYSGGWSERCDSPGWDGGRSNGFVNGYHDNRMNGGGNNFGRGPPRNDGRGGGRGGFRGNRGGTFTQPMHNAVPYGYENKDGGWNAGVNRDAYSSFGARADRGKSAFFNDRGTGSRGRYERGGFTAGGNSRWVEESRDEEDWSKPTPPNERLEHELFAASNTGINFEKYDDIPVEATGSSSPPHIESFHDVDMGEIIMGNIALSRYTRPTPVQKYAIPIIKAKRDLMACAQTGSGKTAAFLLPILSQIYMEGPGEALQAAKNSGQENGKYGRRKQFPISLVLAPTRELALQIYDESRKFAYRSRVRPCVVYGGADIGQQIRDLERGCHLLVATPGRLVDMMERGKIGLDYCNYLVLDEADRMLDMGFEPQIRRIVEQDTMPPKGVRHTMMFSATFPKEIQILARDFLEEYIFLAVGRVGSTSENITQKVVWVEESDKRSFLLDLLNATVIPSEVQENAGEAPERPGKDSLTLVFVETKKGADALEDFLYREGYACTSIHGDRSQRDREEALHQFRSGRCPIMVATAVAARGLDISNVKHVINFDLPSDIEEYVHRIGRTGRVGNLGLATSFYNDKNSNITKDLLDILVESKQEVPSWLESLAYEHQHKSSNRGRSKRFSGGFGARDYRQMSGGGNTFGNRGARSAGGHGGNRGFGGNKGGFGSFGNDGYGGSYGGSYGGNYNQVDWWGN
- the ddx3xa gene encoding DEAD-box helicase 3 X-linked a isoform X3; this translates as MSHVVVDNSHGLEQQLAVLDLNSADVQGGGTGNLFCPGRYIPPHLRNKEASKNGYPRYQTQEISYYHSYSGGWSERCVSQAYTDSSVMMDGNDDTSSVFSWADRCDSPGWDGGRSNGFVNGYHDNRMNGGGNNFGRGPPRNDGRGGGRGGFRGNRGGTFTQPMHNAVPYGYENKDGGWNAGVNRDAYSSFGARADRGKSAFFNDRGTGSRGRYERGGFTAGGNSRWVEESRDEEDWSKPTPPNERLEHELFAASNTGINFEKYDDIPVEATGSSSPPHIESFHDVDMGEIIMGNIALSRYTRPTPVQKYAIPIIKAKRDLMACAQTGSGKTAAFLLPILSQIYMEGPGEALQAAKNSGQENGKYGRRKQFPISLVLAPTRELALQIYDESRKFAYRSRVRPCVVYGGADIGQQIRDLERGCHLLVATPGRLVDMMERGKIGLDYCNYLVLDEADRMLDMGFEPQIRRIVEQDTMPPKGVRHTMMFSATFPKEIQILARDFLEEYIFLAVGRVGSTSENITQKVVWVEESDKRSFLLDLLNATVIPSEVQENAGEAPERPGKDSLTLVFVETKKGADALEDFLYREGYACTSIHGDRSQRDREEALHQFRSGRCPIMVATAVAARGLDISNVKHVINFDLPSDIEEYVHRIGRTGRVGNLGLATSFYNDKNSNITKDLLDILVESKQEVPSWLESLAYEHQHKSSNRGRSKRFSGGFGARDYRQMSGGGNTFGNRGARSAGGHGGNRGFGGNKGGFGSFGNDGYGGSYGGSYGGNYNQVDWWGN